The following proteins are co-located in the Rippkaea orientalis PCC 8801 genome:
- a CDS encoding LptF/LptG family permease, whose amino-acid sequence MDMAQFKAVKVKLGIPGLSIMDRYLFIEILLPFFFGMGIFTSLGVAIGTLFDLVRRVTESGLLITVALKILVLKMPGFIVLAFPMAMLLAALMAYSRLSSDSELIAMRSLGISIYRLVIPAILFSLLVTGLAFIVNDWIAPAATHEAAVTLEKAVSKERPSFAEQRNIIYPEYRIIQQEDGKETTVLSRLFYAENFNGEEMEELTILDRSQEDVNQIVTSQSATWNVAQNTWDFFNGTIYIIAPDGSYRNIVRFQHQQLKLPRAPLDLANRRQNFTEMSIAQTKEYLEVMKLSGNKERVRKVEVRIQEKYALPFVCLVFGLVGAAMGVRPQNTSRATSFGICVGLIFSYYLLSFVTSSLGIWGILTPFLAAWAPNILGLTAGGLLLVQSNYLR is encoded by the coding sequence ATGGATATGGCTCAATTTAAAGCGGTGAAGGTGAAACTAGGGATTCCGGGTTTATCCATCATGGATCGCTATCTGTTTATCGAAATTTTGCTCCCGTTCTTCTTTGGGATGGGGATTTTTACCTCGTTAGGGGTGGCGATCGGAACTCTGTTTGATCTCGTGCGTCGCGTTACCGAATCGGGATTATTAATTACAGTCGCCCTCAAAATTCTTGTGTTAAAAATGCCAGGATTTATTGTTCTGGCGTTCCCTATGGCAATGTTACTCGCTGCTTTAATGGCCTATAGTCGCCTCTCGAGTGATAGCGAATTAATTGCTATGCGAAGTCTAGGGATTAGTATTTATCGTCTCGTTATTCCGGCTATTTTGTTTAGCTTACTTGTCACGGGATTGGCTTTTATTGTTAATGATTGGATTGCTCCGGCCGCCACCCATGAAGCAGCCGTTACCCTAGAAAAAGCAGTCAGTAAAGAACGCCCTAGTTTTGCAGAGCAACGTAATATTATCTATCCTGAATATCGCATTATTCAACAGGAGGATGGCAAAGAAACAACGGTATTAAGTCGGTTATTTTATGCAGAAAACTTTAATGGGGAAGAAATGGAAGAATTAACAATTTTGGACCGCTCCCAAGAAGACGTGAACCAAATTGTGACTTCTCAATCTGCGACGTGGAATGTAGCTCAAAATACTTGGGATTTTTTCAACGGAACCATTTATATTATTGCGCCTGATGGTTCCTATCGTAATATTGTTCGCTTTCAACATCAACAATTAAAGTTACCCCGTGCACCTTTAGATTTAGCCAATCGTCGTCAAAATTTTACAGAAATGAGTATCGCTCAAACCAAAGAATATCTAGAGGTAATGAAGTTAAGTGGCAATAAAGAACGGGTTCGCAAAGTAGAAGTTCGCATTCAAGAAAAGTATGCTTTACCCTTTGTTTGTTTAGTCTTTGGCCTAGTGGGTGCAGCCATGGGGGTTAGACCTCAGAATACCAGCAGAGCGACCAGTTTTGGGATTTGTGTAGGCTTGATTTTTAGTTACTATCTTCTCTCCTTTGTCACCAGTTCTTTAGGTATTTGGGGCATTTTAACCCCTTTCCTGGCTGCTTGGGCTCCCAATATCCTTGGATTGACCGCAGGAGGGTTATTATTAGTTCAATCTAATTATTTACGATAA
- a CDS encoding transaldolase gives MNLLEQLRGMTVVVADTGDIQAIETFTPRDATTNPSLITAAAQMPQYQDIVDDTLKQAREKLGKDASASDVATLAFDRLAVAFGLKILKIIPGRVSTEVDARLSYDTEATLEKARYLISEYEANGVSRDRILIKIASTWEGIKAAEILEKEGIHCNLTLLFGLHQAIACAEAGITLISPFVGRILDWYKKETGKDYASYEDPGVISVTTIYNYYKKFGYKTEVMGASFRNIGEICELAGCDLLTISPKLLEELQSTEADLPRKLDPAVAATMEIEKLSIDKATFDKMHQEDKMALEKLDEGITGFTKALVTLEEMLKDRLAYLEGAEKVCNAAADIFRIYDLDGDGFITREEWAGTDLVFDAIDTNNDGKITAEEMAAGLGSAICLV, from the coding sequence ATGAATTTACTTGAACAATTACGGGGTATGACGGTTGTTGTCGCCGATACAGGGGATATTCAAGCCATTGAAACCTTTACCCCCCGCGATGCCACCACAAACCCTTCATTAATTACGGCAGCCGCTCAAATGCCCCAATATCAGGATATTGTGGATGATACCCTCAAACAAGCTAGAGAAAAATTAGGCAAAGATGCCTCCGCTTCCGATGTGGCTACCTTAGCGTTTGATCGCTTGGCAGTTGCTTTTGGATTAAAAATCCTTAAAATTATCCCTGGACGGGTTTCTACCGAAGTTGATGCCCGTTTATCCTATGATACTGAAGCAACACTCGAAAAAGCTCGTTATTTGATCTCTGAGTATGAAGCCAATGGAGTCTCCCGCGATCGCATCTTGATCAAAATTGCTTCGACTTGGGAAGGTATTAAAGCAGCAGAAATCCTCGAAAAAGAAGGGATTCACTGTAATTTAACCCTATTATTCGGGTTACATCAAGCGATCGCCTGTGCAGAAGCTGGCATTACCTTGATTTCTCCCTTTGTGGGACGCATCCTTGACTGGTACAAAAAAGAAACCGGAAAAGACTATGCTTCCTACGAAGATCCTGGGGTCATTTCTGTTACCACCATCTACAATTATTACAAAAAATTCGGTTATAAAACCGAAGTGATGGGGGCAAGTTTCCGCAATATTGGAGAAATTTGTGAGTTAGCTGGCTGTGATTTATTGACCATTTCTCCCAAACTTCTAGAAGAATTACAGTCAACGGAAGCAGACTTACCTCGCAAACTTGATCCCGCAGTTGCGGCGACGATGGAGATAGAAAAACTGTCTATTGATAAAGCCACTTTCGACAAAATGCACCAAGAAGATAAGATGGCTTTGGAAAAATTAGACGAAGGAATTACGGGCTTTACTAAGGCATTAGTAACCCTAGAAGAGATGTTAAAAGATCGCTTAGCCTATCTTGAGGGGGCCGAAAAAGTTTGTAATGCGGCGGCTGATATTTTCCGCATTTATGACTTGGATGGAGATGGCTTTATTACCCGTGAAGAATGGGCCGGAACCGATCTAGTTTTTGATGCGATCGATACTAACAATGATGGCAAAATTACGGCTGAAGAAATGGCCGCAGGGTTAGGATCAGCTATTTGTTTAGTGTAA
- a CDS encoding plasmid replication protein, CyRepA1 family has protein sequence MNHRQEWQNSCVDEALINLNVTALEGNSPSDYLLYSDALPRRNDGRVSDSILRRYEHTEQGGWWCSGVDVLTGNEDLWGCFKPNSPRISHDRHKPIKYEHPPNAPTGIFALRVPLHLWQDIEQSYHCDLTTEDINEQLPDLGFWQWVINHPNIPLFITEGAKKAGALLTAGYVAIALPGINNGYRTPHDEFGNRIGKSRLIPQLEKLAISGRKIYIVFDQESKPNTIKAVNTAIRNLGYLFTQAGCQVNVITWLLEWGKGVDDFIANKGLDKFKEVYQKALPLETWKAQGLSQLTYPYDVEVNRRYLGELAIPKTAQLIGIKSAIGTGKTQGLEKIVQEAIANNQKVLVIGHRIKLVEQLCQRFQLPYITEIQNYDVTLGYGLCIDSLHPNSQAKFNPDEWENSLIIIDEVEQVLWHGLNSDTCQKNRVAILKSLKILLQTVLETQGKVFIADADLSDISLDYLISLTGINLKPFIINNTWKPTNKESWTVYNYPETTPKRLVKDLVQHIEQGGKPFICLSAQKLTSNWGTQTLESYLKKQFPDAKILRIDSESLTDPNHAAYQCISQLNEILFNYDIVLASPSIETGVSIDIKGHFTSVWGLAQGVQIATSVCQSLGRIRENIPRYLWVASYGFNKVGNGSTSIPNLLTSNHRVTQLNVRLLQQSDLEALEDIDTEFQAESLLCWAKMAVRVNASMIYYRESILRILEQQNHQVYPNTKVIQSSRNKNNQNNNKTDQTSNQLTEAIEIVREENYHAECQAIAQAEELTNQEYRSLNKRLVKTSSERHRLRKYNLQRRYCIPVTPELVALDNEGWYQKLRLHYFLTIGRCYLADRDTIVAQKLINKGHGSLFIPDFNGCQLGAIIGTMEVLGLPVLLSNNQRKLKPVDEDLQTMAKMAIKNRSEIKTILGIGIAKNSSPITIIRRLLDKIGYGLTCIGLETVAKKRVRVYQVVLPNDQREEVFKQWWYRDENCPGSSEPWFEEYTIAKSNLSQNQQEGSKNYIQLSLEL, from the coding sequence ATGAACCATCGACAAGAATGGCAAAATAGCTGCGTTGATGAAGCGTTGATTAATCTCAATGTAACCGCATTAGAAGGTAATTCTCCCTCAGATTATTTGCTGTATTCTGACGCACTACCTAGACGTAACGACGGTAGGGTCAGTGATTCTATTTTAAGACGCTACGAACACACAGAACAAGGAGGTTGGTGGTGCTCAGGGGTTGATGTCTTGACGGGAAATGAGGATCTATGGGGGTGTTTTAAACCTAATTCTCCCCGTATTAGCCATGATCGCCATAAACCGATTAAATACGAACATCCTCCCAACGCGCCAACGGGTATTTTTGCTTTGCGGGTTCCGTTGCATTTATGGCAAGATATCGAGCAATCTTACCATTGTGATCTTACCACAGAAGATATTAATGAGCAACTACCCGATTTAGGCTTTTGGCAATGGGTGATTAATCATCCAAATATTCCCCTTTTTATCACAGAAGGAGCGAAAAAAGCGGGAGCATTATTAACAGCAGGATACGTTGCGATCGCCCTTCCTGGGATTAATAATGGTTATCGAACTCCCCATGATGAATTTGGCAACCGTATCGGTAAGTCCCGTTTAATTCCTCAACTGGAAAAACTGGCTATTTCTGGTAGAAAAATCTATATTGTTTTTGATCAAGAGAGTAAACCTAATACCATTAAAGCAGTCAATACGGCTATTAGAAATTTAGGCTATTTGTTCACTCAAGCAGGATGTCAAGTTAACGTCATTACTTGGTTGCTAGAATGGGGTAAAGGGGTTGATGATTTTATTGCTAATAAGGGACTAGATAAGTTCAAAGAAGTTTATCAAAAAGCCTTACCGTTAGAAACCTGGAAAGCACAAGGATTAAGTCAATTAACCTATCCCTATGATGTAGAAGTTAATCGTCGCTATTTAGGAGAGTTAGCTATTCCTAAAACGGCTCAATTAATTGGGATTAAATCAGCTATTGGAACGGGAAAAACCCAAGGGTTAGAAAAAATTGTTCAAGAGGCGATCGCCAATAATCAAAAAGTCTTAGTCATTGGACATCGAATTAAGTTAGTTGAACAACTTTGTCAACGGTTTCAACTTCCTTATATTACGGAAATTCAGAATTATGATGTTACCTTGGGATATGGATTATGTATTGACTCACTGCATCCTAATTCTCAAGCGAAGTTTAATCCTGATGAGTGGGAAAATAGTTTAATTATTATTGATGAAGTTGAACAAGTTTTATGGCATGGCTTAAATTCAGATACTTGTCAAAAAAATCGGGTTGCTATCCTTAAATCTCTCAAAATATTACTGCAAACAGTTTTAGAAACACAAGGAAAAGTGTTTATTGCCGATGCAGACTTAAGTGATATTTCCTTAGATTATTTAATCTCTTTAACAGGAATTAATCTAAAACCGTTTATTATTAATAATACTTGGAAACCCACTAATAAAGAGTCATGGACAGTTTATAACTATCCAGAAACTACTCCTAAACGCTTAGTTAAAGATTTAGTCCAGCATATTGAGCAAGGAGGAAAACCGTTTATTTGTCTTTCCGCGCAAAAATTAACCAGTAATTGGGGAACACAAACCCTAGAATCTTACTTAAAAAAACAATTTCCTGATGCTAAAATACTACGGATTGATTCTGAGTCATTAACCGATCCTAATCATGCTGCTTACCAATGTATTAGCCAGCTTAATGAGATTTTATTTAACTATGATATTGTCCTAGCCAGTCCTTCTATTGAAACAGGAGTTAGTATTGATATTAAAGGACATTTTACCTCAGTTTGGGGGTTAGCTCAAGGAGTACAAATAGCTACTTCTGTTTGTCAATCGTTAGGACGTATTCGGGAGAATATTCCCCGTTATCTTTGGGTTGCTTCCTACGGGTTTAATAAAGTAGGAAATGGTTCCACTTCCATACCTAATTTGTTAACCTCTAACCATCGGGTGACTCAATTAAATGTTCGTTTGTTGCAACAATCTGATCTAGAAGCATTAGAGGATATTGATACAGAATTTCAAGCAGAATCATTGCTATGTTGGGCAAAAATGGCAGTTCGTGTGAATGCTTCCATGATTTATTATCGAGAGTCTATTTTACGGATACTTGAACAACAAAATCATCAAGTTTATCCCAATACTAAGGTAATTCAATCTTCACGAAATAAAAACAATCAAAATAACAATAAAACTGATCAAACCTCTAACCAATTAACTGAAGCAATTGAAATAGTTAGGGAAGAAAACTATCACGCAGAATGTCAAGCAATTGCCCAAGCAGAAGAACTAACGAATCAAGAATATCGTAGTTTAAACAAACGATTGGTTAAAACATCCTCAGAACGTCATAGACTGAGAAAATATAATTTACAACGACGTTATTGTATCCCTGTTACCCCTGAATTAGTCGCTTTAGATAATGAAGGATGGTATCAAAAACTTAGGTTACATTATTTCCTAACAATAGGACGCTGTTATTTAGCTGATAGAGATACTATTGTTGCTCAAAAATTAATTAACAAAGGACACGGTAGTTTATTTATTCCCGACTTTAATGGTTGCCAATTAGGGGCAATTATTGGAACGATGGAAGTTTTAGGATTGCCTGTTTTATTGTCAAATAATCAACGAAAATTAAAACCCGTAGATGAAGATTTACAAACCATGGCTAAGATGGCTATTAAAAATCGTTCAGAGATCAAAACTATTCTGGGAATTGGTATTGCTAAAAACTCCAGTCCTATTACAATTATTCGACGATTATTAGATAAAATTGGCTATGGATTGACTTGTATTGGTTTAGAAACAGTCGCTAAAAAGCGGGTTCGAGTTTATCAAGTTGTTTTGCCTAATGATCAACGGGAAGAAGTGTTTAAACAATGGTGGTATAGGGATGAAAATTGTCCAGGGAGTTCTGAACCCTGGTTTGAAGAATATACTATCGCTAAATCAAATCTGAGTCAAAATCAACAAGAAGGATCTAAAAATTATATTCAATTGAGTTTAGAGTTATAA
- a CDS encoding phage holin family protein, with the protein MNKFLLTWLITAISLLITAYLIPGIVIKGFVVAAIAAIVMGLINAIVRPILIIFTLPLTFLTLGLFLLVVNAISFSLVSYFTPGFEINSFLDALFGSIILSLISGFLGQLLDQKS; encoded by the coding sequence ATGAACAAATTTTTATTAACTTGGCTAATTACGGCTATATCGTTACTCATTACAGCGTATCTCATTCCAGGGATTGTGATTAAAGGGTTTGTTGTGGCTGCGATCGCTGCTATTGTTATGGGGTTAATCAATGCTATTGTTCGACCTATTTTGATTATTTTTACGCTTCCCTTAACCTTTCTGACTCTAGGCTTATTTTTGTTAGTTGTTAATGCCATCTCCTTTTCTTTAGTGAGTTATTTTACCCCTGGATTCGAGATTAATAGTTTTTTGGATGCTCTATTTGGTTCAATTATTTTATCTCTTATTTCTGGATTTTTAGGTCAATTATTAGATCAGAAAAGTTAA
- the lptB gene encoding LPS export ABC transporter ATP-binding protein — MTLILDKIHKSYGKRFVVNRVNIRVAPGEIVGLLGPNGAGKTTTFYIATGLIKPNGGKVWLHQQDITRLPLNKRARLGIGYMTQQASIFRHLSVQENIKLALEQTDVPFRERTNRLYQLLREFRLEKIADTKGSQVSGGERRRTELARALAVGLQGPEFLLLDEPFAGVDPIAVSEIQSLIAQLRDRNNMGILITDHNVRETLAITNRAYIMRDGQILASGSAEELYSNDLVRQYYLGENFQF; from the coding sequence ATGACACTTATTTTAGATAAAATTCATAAAAGCTACGGAAAACGGTTTGTAGTCAATCGGGTGAATATACGGGTTGCCCCCGGCGAAATTGTTGGGCTTCTCGGTCCTAACGGTGCAGGAAAAACTACCACCTTTTATATTGCTACGGGGTTAATTAAACCCAATGGCGGTAAAGTGTGGCTGCATCAGCAAGATATCACCCGCTTACCCCTCAACAAACGCGCGAGGCTAGGAATCGGCTATATGACCCAACAAGCGAGTATTTTCCGTCATTTAAGCGTTCAAGAAAACATAAAATTAGCCCTAGAACAAACAGACGTTCCTTTTCGAGAACGGACTAACCGTCTCTACCAATTACTGAGGGAATTTCGCTTAGAAAAGATTGCCGATACCAAAGGATCTCAAGTGTCTGGGGGGGAACGACGGCGGACTGAATTGGCCAGGGCACTGGCGGTAGGATTGCAAGGACCTGAGTTTCTTTTATTAGATGAACCCTTCGCTGGTGTTGATCCCATCGCTGTCTCAGAAATCCAGTCCCTGATTGCCCAATTACGCGATCGTAATAACATGGGCATCCTTATTACCGATCACAACGTCCGAGAAACCCTCGCTATTACCAACCGCGCCTATATTATGCGCGATGGACAGATCCTTGCGTCAGGGAGTGCCGAGGAACTTTACTCCAATGATCTAGTACGACAGTATTACTTGGGAGAAAACTTCCAATTTTAA
- a CDS encoding type 1 glutamine amidotransferase: MINTQELRIGWLYPTLMSTYGDRGNVICLQRRCQWRNIPVTIVPLTQESDATIFEQVDVIVGGGAQDRQQEIVMRDLQGAKAEALRAKIEGGTPGVFTCGSPQLLGHYYEPALGQRIEGLGLLDLVSKHPGPNVSRCIGNVVFEITPSPLAETLKKLLGKPPIIIGFENHGGRTYLGQVEPLGKVIKGYGNNGEDGYEGAFYRHAIATYSHGPLLPKNPFIADWLIQTALQEKYQTEITLTPLDDSLAEKAREAMLKRLDVNQL; encoded by the coding sequence ATGATTAATACCCAAGAATTACGCATTGGTTGGCTATATCCTACCCTGATGAGTACCTATGGCGATCGCGGCAATGTCATCTGCCTTCAACGTCGCTGTCAGTGGCGTAATATTCCCGTTACTATCGTTCCCCTCACTCAAGAAAGTGACGCAACTATCTTTGAACAGGTTGATGTTATTGTCGGGGGAGGAGCCCAAGATCGGCAACAAGAAATCGTGATGCGAGACTTACAGGGAGCCAAAGCCGAAGCATTACGCGCTAAAATTGAAGGAGGAACTCCGGGGGTCTTTACCTGTGGTTCGCCTCAACTGTTAGGACACTATTACGAACCCGCTTTAGGACAACGCATTGAAGGGTTAGGATTACTCGATTTAGTCAGTAAACATCCGGGGCCAAATGTCTCCCGTTGTATTGGTAATGTGGTCTTTGAAATTACTCCTTCTCCCCTCGCAGAAACCTTGAAAAAACTGTTAGGAAAACCCCCGATTATTATTGGCTTTGAAAATCATGGAGGAAGGACTTATTTAGGTCAAGTAGAACCCTTAGGAAAGGTGATTAAAGGGTATGGAAATAATGGCGAAGATGGCTATGAAGGAGCTTTTTATCGTCATGCGATCGCTACCTATTCCCATGGTCCTTTGTTACCCAAAAATCCCTTTATTGCTGATTGGTTAATTCAAACCGCGTTACAAGAAAAATATCAAACTGAAATCACCTTAACTCCTTTGGATGATTCCCTAGCAGAAAAAGCAAGAGAAGCGATGTTAAAACGCCTTGATGTTAATCAACTATGA
- a CDS encoding DUF3124 domain-containing protein: MISLFKKQKYEILQKAILGILIILLISCSNNVGLETQTSPQNQIDQLQLVTLDTQKVVMGQTVYVPVYSHIYHFDQQNNPINLSATLSIRNTDMTHSIIITTVRYYDTKGQLIREFIRNPVELKPLASTDVFIQTNDTTGGLGANFIVEWVALQTVYEPVIEAVMISTASSQGISFISPGRVLKQYRQPN; encoded by the coding sequence ATGATTAGTTTATTTAAAAAACAAAAATATGAAATTTTGCAGAAGGCAATTCTAGGGATACTAATAATCCTGTTAATCTCCTGCTCTAATAATGTTGGCTTAGAAACTCAGACCTCTCCCCAAAATCAAATAGACCAACTTCAATTGGTTACATTAGATACCCAAAAAGTTGTGATGGGACAGACAGTTTATGTCCCTGTATATTCCCATATTTATCACTTTGATCAACAAAATAATCCCATTAATTTGTCAGCCACCTTGAGTATTCGTAATACAGATATGACCCATTCAATTATCATTACCACCGTCCGTTATTATGATACAAAGGGTCAATTGATTAGGGAGTTTATTAGAAATCCTGTGGAACTAAAACCTCTAGCATCTACCGATGTTTTCATCCAAACAAATGATACAACGGGAGGATTAGGGGCTAACTTTATCGTTGAATGGGTAGCTTTACAAACAGTCTATGAACCCGTGATCGAAGCGGTTATGATTAGTACAGCCTCGTCTCAAGGAATTTCATTTATTAGTCCAGGTAGAGTCCTCAAACAATATAGGCAGCCAAACTGA
- a CDS encoding DUF6515 family protein, with the protein MKLNSRNRLITFITILLLITVFCLEPVSAQRGRRGGGGGGSRGGGSFRGNGASPRVNRSVNLQNRGNFSRSQSGRSQNRQANLQNRQGTFDQRQQNRQGTFDQRQQNRQGTFDQRQQNRQGTFDQRQQNRQANLEQGRQNRQDNFDQRQQNRQDNFDQRQQNRQTNLDNRQDAINQRQQNRQNFIDDNYYGGRWVGGGWYGGGYYVPPGWGAWAATVGLATGLAIGASVSSPPPYYNTVYVGDSSYLYSDGVYMQPTGDAYTIVAPPTGVVVSYLPEGCTQTQVNNNLYYVCSDIYYQPFYQNGTTVYKVVNF; encoded by the coding sequence ATGAAACTGAATTCGCGTAATCGTTTGATCACTTTTATAACTATCCTGTTATTAATCACAGTCTTTTGTCTAGAACCTGTTAGTGCCCAACGAGGTAGACGAGGAGGAGGTGGTGGTGGTTCTAGAGGAGGTGGAAGTTTTCGAGGAAATGGTGCTTCTCCACGGGTTAACAGAAGTGTGAATCTACAAAATCGAGGCAATTTTAGTCGCTCTCAATCAGGTAGATCGCAAAATCGTCAAGCGAATCTTCAAAATCGTCAAGGTACTTTTGATCAAAGACAACAAAATCGTCAGGGTACTTTTGATCAAAGACAACAAAATCGTCAGGGTACTTTTGATCAAAGACAACAAAATCGTCAAGGTACTTTTGATCAAAGGCAACAAAATCGTCAAGCAAATCTTGAACAAGGACGACAAAATCGTCAAGATAATTTCGATCAAAGGCAACAAAATCGTCAAGATAATTTCGATCAAAGACAACAAAATCGCCAAACCAATTTAGACAACCGTCAGGATGCTATTAACCAAAGACAACAAAACCGCCAAAATTTCATTGACGATAATTACTATGGTGGTCGTTGGGTTGGAGGAGGTTGGTATGGGGGAGGTTATTATGTACCTCCAGGTTGGGGAGCATGGGCTGCGACAGTAGGATTAGCAACTGGATTAGCCATTGGTGCTAGTGTTAGTTCTCCTCCTCCCTATTACAATACCGTATATGTGGGAGATAGTAGCTATCTCTATTCTGATGGAGTGTATATGCAACCTACTGGTGATGCCTATACCATTGTTGCTCCACCCACGGGAGTAGTGGTGAGTTATTTACCGGAAGGATGTACCCAAACTCAGGTTAATAATAATTTGTATTATGTTTGTAGTGATATTTATTATCAGCCATTTTATCAGAATGGAACAACTGTCTATAAAGTGGTTAATTTTTGA
- a CDS encoding LptA/OstA family protein: protein MLSIPVLIVKNSWRSLGAIIALTAGVIALKGILPIAQAQTPPSNSPLTVRSDIQEANSETGVVTARGNVQVFYPSRDIQGTAAQAQYFSRERRLVMTGDVFVLQEGNTMRAEIMTYLIDEGRFIATPESAKQVESIYLVTETEDTSPQPASVAPAPPLSPVPPLTLPPLNPNP, encoded by the coding sequence ATGTTGTCCATTCCGGTGTTGATAGTGAAAAATTCTTGGCGATCGCTAGGGGCGATAATCGCTTTAACCGCAGGAGTAATAGCCCTCAAAGGCATTTTACCCATAGCCCAAGCCCAAACCCCTCCCTCCAACAGTCCGCTAACCGTACGATCTGACATTCAAGAAGCCAACTCAGAAACCGGGGTAGTGACAGCCAGAGGAAACGTACAAGTCTTCTATCCTTCCCGTGATATTCAAGGAACCGCAGCCCAAGCCCAGTATTTTAGTCGAGAACGCCGTCTAGTCATGACTGGGGATGTGTTTGTTCTCCAAGAAGGCAACACCATGCGGGCAGAAATTATGACCTACCTCATCGATGAAGGGCGATTTATTGCGACCCCCGAATCAGCAAAACAGGTAGAATCGATTTACCTAGTCACCGAAACCGAGGATACTAGCCCTCAACCTGCCTCCGTTGCCCCCGCTCCTCCCTTAAGTCCGGTTCCACCCCTAACCTTACCTCCCCTAAATCCCAATCCTTAA
- a CDS encoding DUF2092 domain-containing protein produces the protein MKRLFSLRILPILLLNYGIFCGLSPGIFAQQLDTPDASSSPQLKTTEELLKKACSFLRDQKSFTVEVDITYDDVIDSGEKVQYSAYQKVWVKKPNQLRSDYVGDERNTNFYYDGKSFTLFTPDLNLYGTKMAPLNIDESIEDLEQNYGITIPLSNLFVSDPCVALDSDIQKSLFVGTNLVNRVETYHILLTREDRDVQLWISKDEQPVLLKAIITYKNLPSSPQYTAVFSQWNFNPSIEKDTFTFTVPDDAAEIEFLPTKDVMNNSEQ, from the coding sequence ATGAAACGTCTATTTAGTTTGCGAATTTTACCGATTTTACTGCTTAACTATGGGATTTTTTGCGGTCTGTCTCCTGGGATCTTCGCTCAACAATTAGATACTCCTGACGCTTCCTCTTCCCCTCAATTAAAAACCACTGAAGAACTCTTAAAAAAAGCTTGTAGTTTTCTCAGAGATCAGAAATCTTTTACGGTTGAAGTCGATATTACCTATGACGATGTAATTGATTCTGGCGAAAAAGTTCAATACAGTGCTTACCAAAAAGTTTGGGTTAAGAAACCGAATCAATTACGCTCAGATTATGTCGGGGATGAAAGGAATACCAACTTTTATTATGATGGTAAATCCTTTACTTTATTTACGCCTGATCTCAATCTTTATGGGACGAAAATGGCTCCTTTAAATATTGATGAGTCTATTGAAGATCTTGAGCAAAACTATGGAATTACGATTCCTCTGTCTAATCTGTTTGTGAGTGATCCGTGTGTTGCTCTAGATTCTGATATCCAAAAATCCTTATTTGTGGGAACAAATCTGGTTAACCGCGTCGAAACCTATCATATTTTATTAACAAGAGAAGATAGAGATGTTCAACTTTGGATTAGTAAAGATGAACAACCTGTCTTACTTAAAGCTATTATTACTTACAAAAATCTCCCCAGTTCACCTCAATATACAGCCGTTTTTTCTCAATGGAATTTTAATCCTTCAATCGAGAAAGATACCTTCACTTTTACGGTTCCTGATGATGCCGCTGAGATTGAATTTCTACCTACTAAAGATGTCATGAATAATTCTGAACAATGA